gggggggcgggaggggctgcggcgagccgcgacagTCTACAGGCGCGAATTTTCACCACACCTTTCTGTTTAaatttttttctgtttttcagCTGAAGCGCGTTTCTTCGTTGAGGTGCGACTGCTGAACCGCGACGTTGAGGTCCGCATCGAAGGCTGCGACGAGTACGGCAACGTGCATGGCACGGTCTACCATCCCAAGGGGAACATCAGCGTCTTGCTGCTCCAGAGTGGGCTCGCAAAGATCCAAAACGGCACCGTCAGCCGCACCGAGTGCGCCACGCAGCTCCGTCAGGCacagcaggaggcgcagcagaagcaaCTCCGCAAGTGGAAGGTGAGGTgcgggaaggcgaggcagcagggAGACTTCACCGAGAttcggggggcggggggggggctctGGGTGGAGCAAGCCGTAGGCCGCGctgttttttgtttttgcTTTTGCTCGGTGGAATTTTGCAGTCTCTGCTATTTTGTTCTGTCGCGTTTCACCTCTAGAGGCCGCGCATGGCTGTCGGTCTCTCGTTGCGCTGTCTTTAATCCTTTAGGGCTGGTCGTCCTCGACGGCGGACGTCACGTCGAAGAACTACATGGCGCAGGTTGCGGAAGTGCTGAGTGGCGACAGCATCATTCTCCGCCTCCCCGATGgaagcgagcgccgcgtgtATCTCGCAAGCATTCGatgcccgcgcgcggcgggcgccaaCCGCACTGCCTccaaggaggaggagagcaTCGCCTTCGAGACGAAGGAGTTCGTCCGCAGGAAGCTCATTGGCAAGAACGTCAAGGTGAGTCAGGCCGTTGTCGAGGGGCCTCAGTAAGAAACCGAAGCGCGTTTCCGCAGCGCATTCGAGTCGCCTTTCGACGGAAAGCGCAGGCCGTGGCGCAGCTTTTCTTTGACTCGCGCCTCTGGCATAttgggcggggggggggggggggggggggaggggggggggctacCGCAGTATTTCCGTTGTCTTTTGCAGGGGGTATGCGGGTGAGGAGTtctgccgcatgcatgccAGCGTCGCCGACGAGTTGAAGCGAGCAGCTGGGCTGGGCGAGGGGGCGGGAATCCAGGGAACTGGGAAACGAGAGAAGTACCTCTCTCTGAGAATTGAAGCGATCAAAGGTAACCTTAACGCGGAGGGTTGGGTCGCGGCATGGCGGCAAAACTGCAACCTCATCGCACGCTCGCCGGTGCTGCTTTGATGAAAAATTGGCGCACGTGGTCGGCAAGTGAGAGTGGAGGGTATCTTTatgccgcgcccgccggtaCGACAAGGGCTTTTTTGCGGTTTAGGAAAAGTACCCCTGTCGCTGCGTGTGTCTTTGATAGGTCACCGTTGAGTACCTGCGTGAGCCTCTGCCGAGCGCTTCTGGCGCAatgctgccgccggcgagcgatGAGCAAGGCCGCATGCACTTTGTCAGCTTGTGGATCCCCAACAGCCCGAAAGACACCAACGCGGTGGAGACGAAGAACTGCCAAAACATCGCGGAACTTCTTCTCCAAGCAGGTCTCGCGCGCACCATTCCCCACCGCGCCGATGACGAGAGAGCCGCCGTACGTCACGAAAGGCGCGGAGCCTGGCACACACGTGTCCGTGGATTAGGATGAGGGGATATATCTGCATTGGTGCTCGAATATGCATCGACATGCGCAGGTATTGAAGCTGTACTCGCGTACGCATTcattatacatatatatatatatatatatacgtatgtatgcatatgcgtGTTCTGGGGCGGTTGCGGTTAAAAAAAAGAGGGAATTGTCGTCCTGAGTTTTCGCGCACTGTAGCACTTTGCTATCGGCAGCAtgtttatgtatgtatctatacatgcatgtaggTATATGCCAGCGATGTCTGTGGGTCCGCATGACGCCAGGCTGGGGGCGAAATTGTGCATGTCGCGGCCCTGGTGCGTATTTCTTCCCCTCAGGAGTTTGACAAGTACATGGAGCTGGAGCAGACGGCGATCCAGCAGAAAAagggcatgcatgcgccccAGCAGCAGTGGAAAATCCACCGCGTCATCGACTTGTTGGGCCcggcgaacgcgccgcgcgccaaCTCGTACCTTCAGCAGCTCGAGCGCATTCCGCGACTTGACGGTGTTGTTGAGCACGTCTTCGCGGCGGGCAGATTCAAGATTCGCATTCCCTCGGTGAGTGTAGCTAGAagtcgccgcggcaggcgcttgcGTGTGACGCgtgggggggcggagggcaACGGCTGCGTTGACGTTCGAATTTTGGCCTGAAAATATTCCTTTTCCCAAAATTTCTTCTATACCTTGTAACAGTAATTAGCTGACAAAAGGGCCGTAGCTCAGGCAAGGTTTGTTTTATGGGAGGGTGGAGGGGGGGATAGAGCAGCAGATGCATCTCCGTGTGTGGGTGTGTGTCAGTGCCGGTCTGTGGGGGTCGCGTGATGATATCGTGGTCTGGTGCGTGGGCTGGTGCGTGTGTGCAGCAAAACATCGCGATTGCGTTTGTCTTGGGAGGCATTCGCTGCCCGCaaacggcgccgcgtccaggctccttcgcggcgacgcagccgcggactGGACCCGGCGGAaagacgcgcgaagcagagcctttcggcgaggaggcgttgGCGTTTACACGCTCGcgggtgctgcagcgcgacgtGCACATCAAGGTGGACTCAGTGGACAAGGCAGGCAACTTCATCGGCACGCTCTGGTACGCTCAGACCAAGCAGAATCTCGCGGCGGATCTTCTCGACCTCGGCTACGCGCACACAGTGGacttctcgctcgcccgctGCCCCTTTAAGGAGATTCTCACCGCGGCCGAGGAACGCGCGAAAGCAGCGCGCCTCAACATCTGGAGCTTGCCGGGGGCcctcgaggcggaggagaacgTCGCGAAGGAAGTCGACGTCGACGAGACGCTCCCCGAAGTCTCCGTCTCTCACGTCGAGGGTGTCGACTGCTTCTACATTCAGGTACGCAGAGAAAACGCTCGCCTGGGAGTAGCagcagctgtcgcgcgcatgcgtgcgcctGGTTCTTTTCGGCGCGTGTGGGGGCAACTGGCCGTCCGGGTGCTGCGAGTCGCTTTTATCGCTGCCAGGACCCGACGAGCGCGCAGATGCACAACATCCTCTCCACGCTGAGCGAGTACGGCGCAAACGGAGCCTCTCACGGCGTCGACGACACGTACACACCCGGTGGCCTGCCGAGAAAGGGTGAAATCGTCATTGGAAAGTACACCGCCGACAACATGGTGAgtgcgaggcggaggcactGTGCGTGCTCCAGTCGGCAAGGCACACAGAAAAAACCAACACACAACtctgggcgcgcgcggaaaatGCCTGGTGGTCCGCCGCGTGACAAGCGGCACACGGCAATCGCCAGATACAAATAATGTCTTTGCGTATGACGGTGTCGTTGTGTTTGGGTGGATGGATGCCTGAGGCCGGAATGACACCAAGTCTGAGTGGAGTGCTGCCTGCGAACttcacacgcatgcgcatgcgccggcgctcgtTTTCAGTGGTACCGCGCTCGCGTGGACGcccgcgacagcagcggcaaGGAGCCCCATCTTGCGCTGACTTACATCGACTTCGGCAACCGCGAAACTCTCCCTCTGCACGCTGTCCGCCGGTGCCCAGACTCGATCTCGACGGCCAAATATCCTCCGCAGGCCAaactctgctgtctctcagGTACGCGATCCCCCAACTCTGAGTCCTTCTCGATCCACGTGTGCTGGTTTAACTGGAGACAAACTTGGGACTCCATATCTTTTCAAGTAGGCGTGCGGTTGGGTGAGCATGCGTGGGCATCCACGGAACCTAGAGGCACATGCGTGTATCTTTTTCAGGCTTTTGGAGGTTGATGCCTTGCCACGCTCGCGAGGATTGTGACTCTGTACCGAGGACGTTTCATTCTGTCTGCTCCAGCTCGCTTTTGCCCTCTCGCTGCTTTCTGCAGGTCTCCTGCCCCCGCCCGAAATGGAGTTTGAAGCGGCGGCGTACCTGGACGACTTGACGCAGGACCTCGTTTTCCAGTGCAAGATCGAAAAGATCGACATGCAGAAAAAGAGGCACTGCGTCCTCACGCCCCAGGAGGACGTCGGCACCGGCAGTATGTCTTCACAAAGCCTCCAGTTTTTCGCATTCCCAGAATT
The Besnoitia besnoiti strain Bb-Ger1 chromosome VIII, whole genome shotgun sequence genome window above contains:
- a CDS encoding nuclease and tudor domain-containing protein (encoded by transcript BESB_081340), which encodes MASGVTTVKEVISGDTFVLMGAPRGGPPPEKRLSLSSVQAPRVAMKSLSHEVQDEPYGWTAREFMRNRLVGQQVEFKVDYGMNNREYGTIVFNGENVSHSLLRQGFAKLKPNRNPPCAPDIEELQQCQDYAEQRQLGVWAADPAAGTSTIREMTWAVNDSAFVKGFVAENKGKKLPGIVEYVRDGGCMRVAFLLPQKAGEPLRMVYVPVLLSGLQVDGFKREQQEGTTEFRMVAEPYAAEARFFVEVRLLNRDVEVRIEGCDEYGNVHGTVYHPKGNISVLLLQSGLAKIQNGTVSRTECATQLRQAQQEAQQKQLRKWKGWSSSTADVTSKNYMAQVAEVLSGDSIILRLPDGSERRVYLASIRCPRAAGANRTASKEEESIAFETKEFVRRKLIGKNVKVTVEYLREPLPSASGAMLPPASDEQGRMHFVSLWIPNSPKDTNAVETKNCQNIAELLLQAGLARTIPHRADDERAAEFDKYMELEQTAIQQKKGMHAPQQQWKIHRVIDLLGPANAPRANSYLQQLERIPRLDGVVEHVFAAGRFKIRIPSQNIAIAFVLGGIRCPQTAPRPGSFAATQPRTGPGGKTREAEPFGEEALAFTRSRVLQRDVHIKVDSVDKAGNFIGTLWYAQTKQNLAADLLDLGYAHTVDFSLARCPFKEILTAAEERAKAARLNIWSLPGALEAEENVAKEVDVDETLPEVSVSHVEGVDCFYIQDPTSAQMHNILSTLSEYGANGASHGVDDTYTPGGLPRKGEIVIGKYTADNMWYRARVDARDSSGKEPHLALTYIDFGNRETLPLHAVRRCPDSISTAKYPPQAKLCCLSGLLPPPEMEFEAAAYLDDLTQDLVFQCKIEKIDMQKKRHCVLTPQEDVGTGKTGNTVNEKMLRNGLARLDKKSKTKYFHRFQVEEEAARKAHVNVWRYGDCGDDDNEDFPSLNTRG